In Oncorhynchus gorbuscha isolate QuinsamMale2020 ecotype Even-year linkage group LG08, OgorEven_v1.0, whole genome shotgun sequence, one genomic interval encodes:
- the LOC124042021 gene encoding angiopoietin-related protein 4-like: protein MKTTLATLTHCLVILMATGNPFERRGGSATSGKEKKMQYAAWDDVNVIAHGLLQLGQGLKEHVDKTKGQMRDITATLKVFNGTAADLGKESQRLQAEGEVLKAKARGLEDREVQVLNETAELREKTAEMQQERKRVDERMNKLEEKMDDMLQGEGLPDMNMGNTGNYSDARIIQWMLEAQNKRIDDLVNRIQLQQDKLEKQNVRIRTLQHQIQLKKERPAFRRKPEEAVQNGSIEQRDSPIEMASDCHELFLRGEPASGVYTIQPLNSQSFQVFCEMTTEGGWTVIQRRQDGSVDFDQLWQAYQSGFGSLNGEFWLGLEKMSAVVKDTDYILKVKFSDWRDDSESIQYPIRLGGEESHYALHIQETSNGNLESALATEASGLPFSTRDQDNDQKSDTNCAKHLSGGWWFSNCGRSNLNGRYFMSPPPKQRHQRKQGVFWKTWRGHYYPLKTTVMMIAPAVMENKS from the exons ATGAAGACAACACTAGCAACCCTGACTCATTGCCTGGTTATTCTGATGGCCACCGGCAACCCCTTCGAAAGGAGAGGAGGCTCGGCCACCAGCGGGAAGGAGAAGAAGATGCAGTATGCAGCGTGGGACGACGTGAATGTGATTGCCCATGGCCTGCTCCAGCTAGGCCAAGGCCTCAAGGAGCATGTGGACAAAACCAAGGGCCAGATGAGGGACATCACTGCCACGCTGAAGGTCTTCAACGGCACTGCAGCGGACCTGGGCAAGGAGAGCCAGAGGCTGCAAGCGGAGGGTGAGGTGTTGAAGGCCAAGGCCCGGGGGCTGGAGGACAGGGAGGTCCAGGTTCTCAACGAGACGGCCGAGCTGAGGGAGAAGACAGCGGAGATGCAGCAGGAGAGGAAGCGGGTGGATGAGAGGATGAACAAGCTGGAAGAGAAGATGGATGACATGCTGCAAGGAGAGGGGCTGCCCGACATGAACATGGGCAACACAGGCAACTACAGCGATGCACGCATCATTCAG TGGATGCTGGAAGCTCAGAATAAACGTATTGATGACCTGGTCAACAGAATCCAACTCCAGCAAGATAAACTTGAAAAGCAGAACGTGCGCATCAGGACCCTGCAACACCAG ATTCAGCTGAAAAAAGAGAGACCAGCATTCAGGCGTAAACCAGAAGAGGCCGTTCAAAATGGCAGCATTGAGCAGCGCGACTCACCCATCG AGATGGCCTCAGACTGCCATGAGCTGTTCCTGAGAGGCGAGCCGGCCAGCGGAGTGTACACCATTCAGCCATTAAACTCCCAATCCTTTCAAGTCTTCTGCGAAATGACAACTG AAGGTGGCTGGACCGTGATCCAGAGGCGCCAGGATGGCTCAGTTGACTTTGACCAGCTATGGCAGGCCTACCAGAGCGGCTTTGGCAGTCTGAATG gtgagtTCTGGCTTGGTCTTGAGAAGATGAGCGCCGTGGTCAAAGACACAGACTACATCCTCAAGGTTAAGTTCTCCGACTGGAGGGACGATTCTGAGAGCATCCAGTACCCCATCCGTCTCGGCGGGGAGGAGAGCCACTACGCCCTCCACATCCAAGAGACCTCCAACGGCAACCTGGAGAGCGCCCTGGCTACCGAGGCCTCCGGCCTGCCCTTCTCCACCCGTGACCAAGACAATGACCAGAAGAGCGACACCAACTGTGCCAAACACCTCTCTG GTGGCTGGTGGTTCAGCAACTGTGGACGTTCCAACCTGAACGGCCGCTACTTCATGAGCCCTCCTCCCAAGCAGAGGCATCAGAGGAAGCAGGGGGTCTTCTGGAAGACCTGGCGTGGCCACTACTATCCCCTGAAGACCACCGTCATGATGATCGCCCCCGCTGTGATGGAGAACAAGTCATAG